A region from the Manihot esculenta cultivar AM560-2 chromosome 13, M.esculenta_v8, whole genome shotgun sequence genome encodes:
- the LOC110629861 gene encoding T-complex protein 1 subunit epsilon — translation MALAFDEFGRPFIILKEQEQKTRLRGLDAQKANISAGRTVARILRTSLGPKGMDKMLQSPDGDVTITNDGATILEQMDVDNQIAKLMVELSRSQDYEIGDGTTGVVVVAGALLEQAEKLLERGIHPIRIAEGYEMASRIAVEHLEHIAQKFDFGVTNLEPLIQTCMTTLSSKIVNRCKRSLAEISVKAVIAVADLERKDVNLDLIKVEGKVGGKLEDTELIYGIVVDKDMSHPQMPKQIEDAKIAILTCPFEPPKPKTKHKVDIDTVEKFQTLRKQEQQYFDDMVQKCKDVGATLVICQWGFDDEANHLLMHRNLPAVRWVGGVELELIAIATGGRIVPRFQELTPEKLGKAGLVREKSFGTTKDRMLYIEHCANSRAVTIFIRGGNKMIIEETKRSIHDALCVARNLIRNNSIVYGGGSAEISCSIAVEAAADRYPGVEQYAIRAFADALDSIPMALAENSGLQPIETLSAVKSQQIKENNPHCGIDCNDIGTNDMSEQNVFETLIGKQQQILLATQVVKMILKIDDVISPSDY, via the exons ATGGCGTTAGCCTTCGATGAGTTCGGAAGGCCATTCATTATATTAAAAGAGCAGGAGCAGAAGACTCGATTGCGAGGTTTAGATGCTCAAAAAGCTAACATTTCAGCTGGACGAACTGTTGCTCGCATCCTTCGTACCTCTCTTGGCCCCAAGGGCATGGACAAGATGCTTCAGAGTCCTGACGGCGACGTCACCATCA CAAATGATGGTGCTACGATCTTGGAGCAGATGGATGTGGACAATCAGATTGCCAAGCTGATGGTTGAGCTTTCTCGGAGTCAGGATTATGAAATTGGTGATGGAACAACTGGTGTTGTTGTTGTGGCTGGAGCACTTTTGGAGCAGGCTGAGAAGCTTTTAGAACGTGGAATTCATCCTATTAGAATAGCAGAGGGCTATGAGATGGCTTCTAGAATAGCTGTTGAACATTTGGAGCATATAGCACAGAAGTTTGATTTTGGAGTGACGAATCTAGAGCCATTAATTCAAACTTGCATGACCACTCTGTCCTCAAAGAT TGTGAATAGATGCAAGCGCAGCTTGGCTGAGATTTCCGTCAAAGCAGTTATTGCCGTTGCAGATTTAGAGAGAAAGGATGTTAATTTGGATTTGATAAAAGTTGAAGGGAAAGTAGGAGGCAAATTGGAAGACACTGAACTAATATATGGAATAGTAGTCGACAAGGATATGAGTCATCCACAGATGCCAAAACAAATTGAAGATGCAAAAATTGCTATCTTGACTTGCCCATTTGAACCACCTAAGCCCAAGACTAAACATAAGGTGGATATTGATACAGTGGAAAAGTTTCAGACTCTGCGTAAGCAAGAACAACAGTATTTTGATGACATGGTTCAGAAATGCAAG GATGTTGGTGCTACCTTGGTTATATGTCAATGGGGGTTCGATGATGAGGCAAATCATTTATTAATGCACAGGAACTTGCCTGCAGTTAGATGGGTTGGTGGTGTGGAGTTAGAGCTGATAGCAATAGCCACAG GTGGAAGAATAGTTCCGCGGTTCCAGGAGTTAACACCTGAAAAGCTGGGCAAG GCTGGTTTGGTCCGAGAAAAGTCCTTTGGGACAACAAAAGATCGAATGCTTTACATTGAACACTGTGCAAATTCAAGGGCTGTTACCATATTCATTCGGGGAG GAAACAAAATGATTATAGAAGAGACAAAAAGAAGCATCCATGATGCTCTGTGTGTGGCCAGGAACCTTATTCGCAACAATTCTATTGTATATGGTGGTGGCTCAGCTGAGATTTCTTGCTCAATTGCAGTAGAGGCTGCTGCTGATAGATATCCTGGAGTTGAGCAG TATGCCATCAGGGCTTTTGCAGATGCTTTGGATTCCATCCCAATGGCACTTGCTGAAAATAGTGGCCTTCAACCTATTGAGACGCTATCTGCTGTGAAATCTCAGCAAATTAAG GAGAATAATCCTCATTGTGGAATAGATTGCAATGATATTGGCACAAATGACATGAGTGAACAAAATGTCTTCGAGACCCTGATAGGGAAGCAACAGCAGATTTTGCTTGCAACACAAGTAGTCAAAATGATATTAAAAATTGACGATGTCATCTCACCTTCTGATTATTGA
- the LOC110629312 gene encoding anther-specific protein BCP1 yields MASKAIIVALLLVALVGVVSAAEPATAATTAAAPAANDTAGAADAAGAPGAAAGEAASGPAGSTAATSSTTSPTAEAPASGATALHVSAIAGVAAVGAYFI; encoded by the coding sequence ATGGCAAGCAAGGCTATCATCGTTGCCCTTCTCCTTGTTGCCCTTGTTGGAGTGGTATCAGCAGCAGAACCAGCCACCGCAGCAACCACCGCCGCTGCACCTGCCGCCAATGATACCGCTGGCGCTGCAGATGCAGCAGGTGCACCAGGTGCTGCTGCTGGTGAGGCTGCCTCTGGACCAGCAGGCAGTACTGCAGCAACCTCATCAACTACTAGCCCTACTGCTGAAGCACCTGCCAGTGGAGCCACTGCCCTTCATGTCTCTGCTATTGCTGGAGTTGCAGCTGTTGGTGCCTACTTCATCTAa